One Saimiri boliviensis isolate mSaiBol1 chromosome 5, mSaiBol1.pri, whole genome shotgun sequence genomic window carries:
- the TMBIM1 gene encoding protein lifeguard 3 translates to MSNPSAPPPYEDRNPLYPGPPPPGGYGQPSVLPGGYPAYPGYPQPGYGHPAGYPQPMPPIHPMPMNYGPGHGYDGEERAVSDSFGAGEWDDRKVRHTFIQKVYSIISVQLLITVAIIAIFTFVEPVSAFVRRNVAVYYVSYAVFIITYLTLACCQGPRRRFPWNIILLTLFTFAMGFMTGTISSMYQTRAVIIAMIITAVVSIAVTIFCFQTKVDFTSCTGLFCVLGIVLMVTGIVTSIVLYFKYIYWLHMLYAALGAICFTLFLAYDTQLVLGNRKHTISPEDYITGALQIYTDIIYIFTFVLQLMGDRN, encoded by the exons ATGTCCAACCCCAGCGCACCACCACCATATGAGGACCGCAACCCTCTGTACCCAGGCCCTCCGCCCCCTGGGGGCTATGGGCAGCCCTCTGTCCTGCCGGGAGGGTATCCTGCCTACCCTGGCTACCCACAGCCTGGCTACGGTCACCCTGCTGGCTACCCACAGCCCATGCCCCCCATCCACCCGATGCCCATGAACTATG GCCCAGGCCATGGCTATGACGGGGAGGAGAGAGCCGTGAGTGACAGTTTCGGGGCTGGAGAGTGGGATGACCGAAAGGTGCGGCACACTTTTATCCAAAAG GTTTACTCCATCATCTCTGTGCAGCTGCTTATCACCGTGGCCATCATCGCTATCTTCACCTTTGT ggaACCTGTCAGCGCCTTTGTGAGGAGAAACGTGGCTGTCTACTACGTGTCTTA TGCTGTCTTCATCATCACCTACCTGACCCTTGCCTGCTGCCAGGGACCCAG ACGCCGTTTCCCATGGAACATCATCCTCCTGACCCTGTTT aCTTTTGCCATGGGCTTCATGACGGGCACCATTTCCAG TATGTACCAAACCAGAGCCGTCATCATTGCAATGATCATCACTGCTGTGGTGTCCATTGCGGTCACCATCTTCTGCTTTCAGACCAAG GTGGATTTCACTTCGTGCACAGGCCTCTTCTGTGTGCTGGGAATTGTGCTCATGGTGACTGGGATTGTCACTAGCATTGTGCTGTACTTCAAATAC ATTTACTGGCTCCACATGCTCTATGCTGCTCTGGGGGCCATTTGCTTCACCCTG TTCCTGGCTTACGACACACAACTGGTCCTGGGGAACCGGAAGCACACCATCAGCCCGGAGGACTACATCACTGGTGCCCTGCAGATTTACACGGACATCATCTACATCTTCACCTTTGTGCTGCAGCTGATGGGGGATCGCAATTAA
- the PNKD gene encoding putative thioesterase PNKD isoform X3, which translates to MAAVVAATALKGRGARNARVLRGILAGATANKASHNRIRALQSHSSPEGKEEPEPLSPELEYIPRRRGKNPMKAVGLAWAIGFPCGILLFILTKRKVDKDRVKQMKARQNMRASNTGEYESQRFRASSQRAPSPDVGSGVQT; encoded by the exons ATGGCGGCGGTGGTGGCTGCTACGGCGCTGAAGGGCCGGGGGGCGAGAAATGCCCGCGTCCTCCGGG GGATCCTCGCAGGAGCCACAGCTAACAAGGCTTCCCATAATAGGATCCGGGCACTGCAAAGCCACAGCTCCCCAGAGGGCAAGGAGGAACCTGAACCCCTATCCCCCGAGCTGGAATACATTCCCAGAAGGAGGGGCAAGAACCCCATGAAAGCTGTGGGACTGGCCTG GGCCATCGGCTTCCCTTGTGGTatcctcctcttcatcctcacCAAGCGGAAAGTGGACAAGGACCGTGTGAAGCAGATGAAGGCTCGGCAGAACATGCGGGCGTCCAACACGGGCGAGTATGAGAGCCAGAGGTTCAGGGCCTCCTCCCAACGTGCCCCGTCCCCTGATGTTGGGTCTGGGGTGCAGACCTGA
- the AAMP gene encoding angio-associated migratory cell protein isoform X1, translating into MESESESGAAADTPPLETLSFHGDEEIIEVVELDPGPPDPADDLAQEMEDVDFEEEEEEEGNEEGWVVEPQEGVVGSMEGSDDSEVTFALHSASVFCVSLDPKTNTLAVTGGEDDKAFVWRLSDGELLFECAGHKDSVTCAGFSHDSTLVATGDMSGLLKVWQVDTKEEVWSFEAGDLEWMEWHPRAPVLLAGTADGNTWMWKVPNGDCKTFQGPNCPATCGRVLPDGKRAVVGYEDGTIRIWDLKQGSPIHVLKGTEGHQGPLTCVATNQDGSLILTGSVDCQAKLVSATTGKVVGVFRPETVASQPSLGEGEESESNSVESLGFCSVMPLAAVGYLDGTLAIYDLATQTLRHQCQHQSGIVQLLWEAGTAVVYTCSLDGIVRLWDARTGRLLTDYRGHTAEILDFALSKDASLVVTTSGDHKAKVFCVQRPDR; encoded by the exons ATGGAGTCCGAATCGGAAAGCGGGGCTGCTGCTGACACCCCCCCACTGGAGACCCTAAGCTTCCATGGTGATGAAGAGATTATCGAGGTGGTAGAACTTGATCCCGGTCCGCCAGACCCAG CAGATGATCTGGCCCAGGAGATGGAAGATGTGGACtttgaggaagaagaggaggaagagggcaaCGAAGAGGGCTGGGTTGTGGAGCCCCAGGAAGGGGTGGTCGGCAGCATGGAGGGCTCCGACGATAGCGAGGTCACCTTTGCATTACACTCAG CATCTGTGTTTTGTGTGAGCCTGGACCCCAAGACCAACACCTTGGCCGTGACCGGGGGTGAAGATGACAAAGCGTTCGTGTGGAGGCTCAGCGATGGGGAGCTGCTGTTTGAGTGTGCAG GCCATAAAGACTCTGTGACTTGTGCTGGTTTCAGCCATGACTCCACTCTAGTCGCCACAGGGGACATGAGTGGCCTCTTGAAAGTGTGGCAGGTGGACACTAAGGAGGAGGTCTGGTCCTTTGAAGCGGGAGACCTGGAG TGGATGGAGTGGCACCCTCGGGCACCTGTCCTACTTGCGGGCACTGCTGATGGCAACACCTGGATGTGGAAAGTCCCAAACGGTGACTGCAAGACCTTCCAGGGCCCCAACTGTCCAGCCACCTGTGGCCGAGTCCTCCCTGACG GGAAGAGAGCTGTGGTAGGCTACGAAGATGGCACCATCAGGATTTGGGACCTGAAGCAGGGAAGCCCCATCCACGTGCTGAAAG GGACTGAGGGCCACCAGGGCCCACTGACCTGTGTTGCCACTAACCAGGATGGCAGCCTGATCCTAACTGGCTCTGTGGACTGCCAGGCCAAGCTGGTCAGTGCCACCACCGGCAAG GTGGTGGGTGTTTTTCGACCTGAAACTGtggcctcccagcccagcctgggagaaggggaggagagcgAGTCCAACTCGGTGGAGTCCTTGGGCTTCTGCAGCGT GATGCCTCTGGCAGCTGTTGGCTACCTGGATGGGACCTTGGCCATCTATGACTTGGCTACGCAGACTCTTAGGCATCAGTGCCAGCACCAG TCGGGCATcgtgcagctgctgtgggaggCAGGCACCGCCGTGGTTTATACCTGCAGCCTGGATGGCATCGTGCGCCTCTGGGATGCCCGGACTGGCCGCCTGCTTACCGACTACCGGGGCCACACGGCCGAGATCCTGGACTTCGCTCTCAGCAA AGATGCCTCCCTGGTGGTGACCACATCAGGAGACCACAAAGCGAAAGTATTTTGTGTCCAGAGGCCTGATCGTTAA
- the AAMP gene encoding angio-associated migratory cell protein isoform X2: MESESESGAAADTPPLETLSFHGDEEIIEVVELDPGPPDPDDLAQEMEDVDFEEEEEEEGNEEGWVVEPQEGVVGSMEGSDDSEVTFALHSASVFCVSLDPKTNTLAVTGGEDDKAFVWRLSDGELLFECAGHKDSVTCAGFSHDSTLVATGDMSGLLKVWQVDTKEEVWSFEAGDLEWMEWHPRAPVLLAGTADGNTWMWKVPNGDCKTFQGPNCPATCGRVLPDGKRAVVGYEDGTIRIWDLKQGSPIHVLKGTEGHQGPLTCVATNQDGSLILTGSVDCQAKLVSATTGKVVGVFRPETVASQPSLGEGEESESNSVESLGFCSVMPLAAVGYLDGTLAIYDLATQTLRHQCQHQSGIVQLLWEAGTAVVYTCSLDGIVRLWDARTGRLLTDYRGHTAEILDFALSKDASLVVTTSGDHKAKVFCVQRPDR; encoded by the exons ATGGAGTCCGAATCGGAAAGCGGGGCTGCTGCTGACACCCCCCCACTGGAGACCCTAAGCTTCCATGGTGATGAAGAGATTATCGAGGTGGTAGAACTTGATCCCGGTCCGCCAGACCCAG ATGATCTGGCCCAGGAGATGGAAGATGTGGACtttgaggaagaagaggaggaagagggcaaCGAAGAGGGCTGGGTTGTGGAGCCCCAGGAAGGGGTGGTCGGCAGCATGGAGGGCTCCGACGATAGCGAGGTCACCTTTGCATTACACTCAG CATCTGTGTTTTGTGTGAGCCTGGACCCCAAGACCAACACCTTGGCCGTGACCGGGGGTGAAGATGACAAAGCGTTCGTGTGGAGGCTCAGCGATGGGGAGCTGCTGTTTGAGTGTGCAG GCCATAAAGACTCTGTGACTTGTGCTGGTTTCAGCCATGACTCCACTCTAGTCGCCACAGGGGACATGAGTGGCCTCTTGAAAGTGTGGCAGGTGGACACTAAGGAGGAGGTCTGGTCCTTTGAAGCGGGAGACCTGGAG TGGATGGAGTGGCACCCTCGGGCACCTGTCCTACTTGCGGGCACTGCTGATGGCAACACCTGGATGTGGAAAGTCCCAAACGGTGACTGCAAGACCTTCCAGGGCCCCAACTGTCCAGCCACCTGTGGCCGAGTCCTCCCTGACG GGAAGAGAGCTGTGGTAGGCTACGAAGATGGCACCATCAGGATTTGGGACCTGAAGCAGGGAAGCCCCATCCACGTGCTGAAAG GGACTGAGGGCCACCAGGGCCCACTGACCTGTGTTGCCACTAACCAGGATGGCAGCCTGATCCTAACTGGCTCTGTGGACTGCCAGGCCAAGCTGGTCAGTGCCACCACCGGCAAG GTGGTGGGTGTTTTTCGACCTGAAACTGtggcctcccagcccagcctgggagaaggggaggagagcgAGTCCAACTCGGTGGAGTCCTTGGGCTTCTGCAGCGT GATGCCTCTGGCAGCTGTTGGCTACCTGGATGGGACCTTGGCCATCTATGACTTGGCTACGCAGACTCTTAGGCATCAGTGCCAGCACCAG TCGGGCATcgtgcagctgctgtgggaggCAGGCACCGCCGTGGTTTATACCTGCAGCCTGGATGGCATCGTGCGCCTCTGGGATGCCCGGACTGGCCGCCTGCTTACCGACTACCGGGGCCACACGGCCGAGATCCTGGACTTCGCTCTCAGCAA AGATGCCTCCCTGGTGGTGACCACATCAGGAGACCACAAAGCGAAAGTATTTTGTGTCCAGAGGCCTGATCGTTAA
- the GPBAR1 gene encoding G-protein coupled bile acid receptor 1, producing the protein MMPNNTGEVPSSIPKGVLGLSLALASFIVTANLLLALGIAWDRRLRSPPAGCFFLSLLLAGLLTGLALPMLPGLWSQSHRGYWSCLLLYLAPNFSFLSLLANLLLVHRERYMAVLRPLQPPGSTWLALLLTWAGPLLFASLPALGWNHWTPGANCSSQAIFPAPYLYLEVYGLLLPAVGAAAFLSVCVLATAHRQLQDIRRLERAVCRDAPSALARALTWRQARAQAGAMLLFGLCWGPYVATLLLSVLAYEQRPPLGPGTLLSLLSLGSASAAAVPVAMGLGDQRYTAPWRAAAQRCLQVLWRRASRGSPSPSTAYHASSHSSIDLDLN; encoded by the coding sequence ATGATGCCCAACAACACTGGAGAGGTGCCCAGCTCCATTCCCAAGGGGGTTCTGGGGCTCTCCCTCGCCCTGGCAAGCTTCATAGTCACCGCAAACCTGCTCCTGGCCCTGGGCATCGCTTGGGACCGCCGCCTGCGCAGCCCGCCTGCTGGCTGCTTCTTCCTCAGCCTGCTGCTGGCTGGGCTGCTCACGGGTCTGGCGTTGCCCATGTTGCCAGGGCTGTGGAGCCAAAGTCACCGGGGTTACTGGTCCTGCCTCCTTCTCTACTTGGCTCCCaacttctccttcctctctctgctcGCCAACCTCCTGCTGGTGCACAGGGAGCGCTACATGGCAGTCCTGAGgccactccagcctcctgggagCACATGGCTGGCCCTGCTCCTCACCTGGGCGGGCCCCCTGCTCTTTGCCAGTCTGCCCGCTCTGGGGTGGAACCACTGGACCCCTGGTGCCAACTGCAGCTCCCAGGCTATCTTCCCAGCCCCCTACCTCTACCTCGAAGTCTACGGGCTCCTGCTGCCCGCCGTGGGTGCTGCCGCCTTCCTCTCTGTCTGTGTGCTGGCCACTGCCCACCGCCAGCTGCAGGACATACGGCGGCTGGAGCGGGCAGTGTGCCGCGATGCACCCTCGGCCCTAGCCCGGGCCCTCACCTGGAGGCAGGCAAGGGCACAGGCTGGAGCCATGCTGCTCTTTGGGCTGTGCTGGGGGCCCTATGTGGCCACGCTGCTCCTCTCAGTCCTGGCCTACGAGCAGCGCCCGCCGCTGGGGCCTGGAACTCTGTTGTCCCTTCTCTCCCTGGGAAGTGCCAGTGCAGCGGCTGTGCCTGTGGCCATGGGGCTGGGCGACCAACGCTACACAGCCCCCTGGAGGGCAGCTGCCCAAAGATGCCTGCAGGTCCTGTGGAGAAGAGCCTCCCGGGGCAGTCCCAGCCCTAGCACTGCCTATCACGCAAGCAGCCACAGCAGCATCGACCTGGACTTGAACTAA